The genomic stretch TTTCCCATCTGTCTGGAGTATCAGCCAGTGGTTAACCAGTAATTAAGACCTTTCATTGCATCACGGTCCAAGTCCTGCAAAGGGTGACCACTATGAAAGACTTTCCACGCCCCCAACTCCCTCCTCCATCCCCAGCTCCAAGCtccaccagccaatcagaggagcCCTCTGCTGCAGCACTGAGCTATAAAAACCTCACAGTGTCTCTTCAGCAGCACAcaccagacagagagacacatcAGAACCAGCATATCAGAAGAGACCAGAGACACAAAGATGAAGACGCCTCAGCTTCTCATCCTCCTGCTGACCATGTTggtgcacacagcagcagctttccCCACAGATAGAAGAGGCAGAGACAAGCACGCCTCCTGGGATGACGTCAACGTGGTGGCTCACGGCCTCCTGCAGCTGGGCCAGGGTCTGAAGGAGCACGTGGACAAGACCAAGATCCAGATGAGAGACGTCAACGCCAAACTGAAAGCCTTCAACGACACGGTGGCCGAGGTGGAGAGAAAGCAGCGGGAGCAAGATGAAGCCCTGAAGACCAGAGGtgaagaggtggaggagagggagatgaTGGGCGCACAGCTGGCTGAAGAGGTGAAGGTGAaggtggaggaggtgaagaagcAGAGTGAGGACATCCACTCCAGGATGGACAGACTGGAGGAGAAGGTGGACAAAGTGCTTACAGAGCCGGCAGTGGACAGCAACTACAGCGATAACACAGGAGTCCCATTTATCCAGGTGAGAAGAGAATACTGATTTCATTCTGTTATTTCAACTTATAGAAActagaaaaactgaaaacatacagaTGTGTAAATCTTCTTAAAAAATCATCACCATGGAGTCCACATCCATCAGAGTtcattaaaagttttaaatcaATCTGCACTTAATGAAAAATAGACACAATTTTACAGTATCTGCATCTGTTTCCCATCTTTACGTGTAGATCGATGTATCATTTGAAACAAAGCTGTTCCAGTGACATTAAGATGCTGTGAAGCtgatgagattgttttttttcttcttgtttccaGAGGATCGTGGCGGCTCAGAACAGACGCATCGACCAGCTGGTGGAGAAAATCCAGCAGCAACAAGACAAACTGGACAAGCAGAGTCTTCACCTGCAAGCACTGCAGAGCAAGGTGAGTTACATCACATCGACACATCGACACGTACTGTATCTCTAGACTTTTCAGAGAGgaaattattttctattcagaGACAGACGTGatagattttttaatttcctgttcTGCGGTTCCTTCAGGTTGCACAGAAGAGAGTAAAATCACACAGACggagagatgaagagacagTGCTGAGAGGAGAAGCAGAGCAGAGCGACGCCCAATCAGGtaagaaaataaactgtttgatgattttaaaaagctgaaattaaTCGTAGAAGTGATGGAGATAAGTCGCCATTGAAAAGACTGACAAGTTTCACCTTTTGAGTGCTGAAAACTTAAACAATCACTCAGTATGTAACCTTTACCCTAATTTCTTCCGGCCATTCCTCCTCAAGAACTGATGCATACAAATAGAAACAACTCACCTTGTGTCAATTCATACAGCTGTTAACATAAAATATAGTGAGGTGAGGCACaaactcaaataaaactgaGTTCAAGAGGTCAGCTTTACACGAGTTATTCACAGTGACGTAAGGACAAAGAGGTTCACCTTTACTCCTGAATTTATAATATGTGACTTGCTGGCAGAGCTGCTCACAGACCGTCCAAAGGTCACGAAAAATGAGGACAATGACTTTTTACACCACACGTACTATATGTTTCTAGGATACTGCTAGCTCAGcatttttttatgctttaaaCTCAaggtattaaaaaaacactgcagcaacTGTGACAAGACTCATCAACAAATTTGACAAATTTTACAGCTCTACTGAACTGACAGTTGAGTCGCAGCAAAGCTGAAATGACCCTCAATCGTCTGATTTGCTGAATCATCTGATCAGAGTTTTCCGGTTTTCTCAGGTTTGGCCAGAGACTGCCATGATCTGTTTGTACGTGGGCAGCGAGCCAGCGGTGTCTACACAGTCCAGCCCGAGAACTCCCAACCTTTCAGTGTCCTCTGTGATATGACTTCAGGTGAGTCAACTAGAAACCTGCCTCCAGTCCTGTGTTCTCAGAAACACACCCATCTAAAGACATCTGAGAcagtttatatttgtttatataataACAATTGTGAGTTATTATTTCAGTCAACGGGAATCATACGTTACTCACAACAGCAGTAAAAAACCCTGTAAAGCATCTATTAACTGCGAAGAAGGAGAAGTTTTAAATCAGAAAAATGATCACCAACATTACATGAGCTCAAAAATTTGGATCTCAGTTTACACAAAAGTTTTCCAACACGACAAGTCAAGACTTGAAGAATATTTTGTAACAACCTGCTTCAAGCTCaacttttctctcctctttctacAGAAGGTGGATGGACGGTCATCCAGAAACGTCTCGATGGATCCCAGAACTTCAACCAGCTTTGGGAGAGCTATAAGAAAGGCTTTGGCAGCCTGAGTGGTGAGTTGAAGTTTAActtaaaaagttaattaaaaatcTGCATCATTGAAACTCAGCCACAAAAACTAATCTCCACCTTTCTCGTTCATCAGGTGAGTTCTGGTTGGGCTTGGAGAACATCCACTCTCTCTCCAAACAAGGCCAGTACCTCCTGCAGGTGGAGCTCTCTGATTGGGCGGGGCAGGAGCAGGTGGCTCATTACGGAGTTACCGTCGATGGTGAAGAGGAGAAGTTCGCTATCCACCTGGAAAATGATTCTTCATCTGGAGCTCAGGAGGAAATCATCGTGACCGGAGCCTCCGGTGTTCCTTTCTCCACAGCTGACAGAGACAACGACCTCTCTGCAGACGTCAACTGTGCTGAGCTGCTCTCAGGTATGTTTGCATCTTTGAAATCTttgttaaagggtcagttcacccaaatccTCAATAAAACTGTCTGGATACTAATGAAGTTCAGAGAGAAAGTATAATTCTTTTGCTGTGAATCTTATTCTCCTTTCCTGTTgaggaaaaattaaaaactaaaagtgtATCCTCTTTCATTGCAGGAGGTTGGTGGTTCAGCAGCTGCGGAGGATCAAACCTCAACGGCAAGTATCCCAGAAGGCCGAGCCAGCTCAGGAGGCAGAAGCCCAGAAGACAAGGGATGTTTTGGACGACCACAAATGGACAAAATGTCTCTCTGAAGACCGTACTTCTGAAGATCGCACCTGCCTCCATAAAAAAATAAGCTGATCAATCTGAACAGCAAAAGGACCAAAGTCTgtaaaaagcagagaaaacatgaaagtttGTAACTTAAATGTTGAACTACAGGACTTCAAGCATCAAGCTACTGAGCTGAAACAGTAATGATCTGTCCTGGATCATCAGATATTTCTACGCTATGTGTTATAATAACTTAAGTCATATTGACAGTAACATGATTCCCTTTATAAGGGTTTTACTTATTAATCTTATTTTATACAACTTGCTGTGTGTCTCTTTTAACTGTGTCTACTTTAATAATGTACAGTttgttattttcaacatttacactctttaaatattttatatttcgGTTATATGAACTGGATGATAATAaagtttttaaaggtttaacAAAGTCTCTTTGTTCCTGCTTTGTATAAACACACCCACGCTCCAGCGGAGACTCGCAGCCCTACGATAAAATAAAACCCATGAAGAAGGAGAAACAACagattttacactttttacaattttaataattatatGTGGACAAAGAGTGAAGCATGTAGGGATGTTGAACATTATGAGCTTTCAGTTAATGATCCAGCTGCTCCACAGTGACACATACTGTCAGTTTAAATTCATAACGAGTCCccatcaaatcaaaataaaccaCACGGTTGGTTCAATACTTGGTTTTACACTGACTGAATTATGAGATATTAGATAATCTGGTGGGTATTTATTGGTGCTGTATGCAGTTATGACACTGTGGTTTATTGGTTTACTGAAGACTAATTTCTCTTACAGGACAAAATAGTTTTGACTTAAAGCAAATCATCTCCTGCAACATGCTGCAGTCAAACTTACAAACATTATTAACAATTCAAATCTTCCATCCTTCATCACTGGTGTTGaacaaatcaattaaatgtcattttggtGCTTGTTGCATTTTGATTAGTATGTTTATGTGGTTGTATGATTCACACAGGACATTTATaatcaaaatgatttttaatcAATAGCTTCCAGCTCTCCTTTTGTGCACATTCTGTAATTTGGATTAACGTCCCTTCAGTTTAATTTTGCTGATCATCATTTCTTTAGCGCTGCTGCTCCCtgctgatgaaatgatgaaacagACAGACGCTGAGTTCAATGAAGAAACGTCAGCGAGCTTGTGGGAGCCTCACTGGGTGGATAAAAAGactgtttaataataataataatacattttatttatagagtgcTTTTGGCTGTTTTCCCCAATGAAAAGTTTGGCTAAGTTAGGTTATATTCCaataattcaaacaaatgttatttcagtttattacaactaaAACTTAAAAGACTTGATGTAGGTAATCTATTATCTATTATATATTGTAACTGTGAGATGCATTTTGTACTAATTTTTTAGCAACATAACAGGGAAACTCTGAGGCTCATTACCAacgttatatactgtatattgatcGTATTATTTGGCAACACTGTTCAGTCTGTAAGTAACTCTAAGACCAGTTAAAATTACAAACTCACTATGAACAGGGTGAAACTCTTTAGTCACACGAATCTGATTTACAAATTTCAATttaatctgctgtttttctccTGACCACAGGAACAGCAGCTGTATTgatgttgtacagattgtaaagctcTTTGAGGTAAATTTATGATTTGAGCGATGTGAGTAAAActatctgtgtttgtctgtgttgagAGGAGACGACATCATGAGCCTCCTGAAGCCTCCTCACTGCTCCTAATTAGTTTTATATTAAACTTGTATCATCTGTTTTATCTTCATGCTcctaaactctctctctctctctctctcacacacacacacacacacacacacacacacacacacacacacacacacacacacacacacacacacacacacacacacacacacacacacacacacacacacacacacacacttcaaaatCATAAAACTTTATCTGCCAAAAAACTTACAAGTGTATCATTTTTCAGGTTTATTTTCCACACAACAGCCACtgaaatgcttttaaaaaataataaactccATTTGGTTACAAGACTTTgaaaaagtgttttcacttctgtttatttctttgatAAGTGAAGGTACATTTGACCATGTACAGATCGGTGTAGCTCATCTCATAGACGGTCATCAGACACTTGAGCAACAAGGCCTTTCATTGTCGTAGGTCCTCAGACAGATTCCCTGATTTAAACTACACGAGCAGCCGCTCTTCAACTCTTGCAAGGCACCTTATACTGCCGACAGTTGTGTCATATATCATTTTATAGGTCATTCTGTTGGCACCAAGGCAAATATGTACTGTGCAAAAGTCATCTGAGCTTGAGACTTCTGTcttcagcagcagaagaagaaaaagaagcttTCCGGAAAATTAAAGCAAGCGACTGAGTGAGACAGCAACAGGGCGCTacatcttttcttctttttatgaatgcataaaaatatattttttaataattcacaataaaaatgCGGCATGTAACATTTCGTCTTGTTGACACCACATAAAAAGTGATCTATGATAGCACTTTAGCACAGTCGCAATGCAGAAAAAGACAAGTATACAAGAAAGGGAATTAAGAGCTTGTTTTGATGCTCTTAGAGAGCTTTACGTTTACTAACTTCACTCCAGTGTTTATTCGTGGAGACAAGGAATGATAAATTTATCAATTAGGtcccaaaaagaaaacaaagtgacagttcaataataaaaaaaaggaatggCACAAACAAAGTATACAAGAAATCACTCAAGGACACTTCCAAACCCACACAACAGCTCCACTTCAGTACTTTTTGCACTGCAGCatttaaaacatcaacaacatcatTTATCTGCTTTTTACTGGTTCTGACGTCCACCATCATGACCAGTAAGTCTGAAAGCTTCAGCCCTGTTTGTTCTGGGTGAACAGCGCCCCCTGCTTGTTTTGGGGCTTAAAGCAATCCAGCTGATTTCCCTCAACTGTAAAATGCAGTGATGTTGTGTTTGGTgacgttgttgttttttggtaaATATACAAACATCTGGATGTTTATGTGGCTTTATTGATGCTAAAAATGCTGCCGAGCGGCGACTCTCGACGTGTGGCGAGGTTTGGCGTAGCTTGCATTCAGCAGATTATAAAATGAAGTGAAGTGGGAAGTGATGAATGTTTGGAGAAAAGGAGGAACGGGAGGtagaagacgaggaggaggaggaggaggaggaggaggagggaaggaggaagatCAGTGTGTAGAAAGGCTTATCAGAGGTTCTGCTGGAGGAAGTGCAGCAGCGTGATCTCATAATGTTCTCCAGACTCCGGACATCTGATGCTGTGTCGCTCGTTAGGataaaccttaaaaaaaaaaaaaaaaaaaaaagaggaaacaaaatatATGTTTAGTCGTTGTGATGTCAGCTTCGTAACGCGTCAGtggttagttgtttggtccataaaatgtcagaaaatggtgaaaaatgttcccaaagcCCATAATGTgacctaaaatgtcttgttttgtcccgaccaaacagtccacaacccaaagacattcagtttactgtcatagaagactaaagaaacgagaaaatattcacatttaagaagctggaaccaacaaattttagcttttttttttttcaaattcaaaagttattccaaatgattcatcgattatcaaaataattgccaattttctgtcgatcaactaatcattgcagctctattccAAATTTTTCCAAATCCATCTTGAATACTGGaaaaactgcagctggacaGTCAGTGTTTTGCTCAACGACACCCTGGCAGCTTCAGTAATCAAACCGTCCAGTTAGATAAcgtctcttctcttctcttacAGGCCTTCATGTCACTGTTGTCTTCATTTAGTTTCGTACAAACTCCTCCAGGCTCTGTTTTACATCTTTATCACAATCGACACTTGAGTCGGTATTTATGAGTAAACGCTCCTCACCTGGAGGCTGTATGGCTTCCCCGCCCGGATGAGTTGAGACACCAGGAAGTTAGTGTGGAAAAAGTGCACATTCTCATCTAGAAATCCGTGAAGGATCAGCAGTCTGTTGGGTCTGTGTTTAACAGAAAGACACAGTGTTTACTTTTCTTCTCATGTTTACagtttataaacatttatagcAGGAAATTTAACAGCAAAGTAGAACTTGAGTCAAACACGTCTAAACTACACCTGCACATAAATGTTTTACTCTGTGAAATGCAGAAACCAGGCTGATTGTTGGATAAAAGAAGCAGATGACAGAAGACAGGACATGTTTGTCTCACGGTTGCCATGGTAATTAGTCATATAAACTAAAAGCAGCGTAGTTTAAAATGACAGCTCTCACTCATTGGGGAGTTTGTCGACATGCAGCGCGACAGAGCACGCCTCGTAGCCCTTCTGGTTGTTTTCGGGCGTGTCCAGATATCGCTCTGTGTAGCCGGTGTCGTAGGCCATCCACAACGTCACCGGAGCTCCGGCGATGGCGACCTGAACAGAACacaagtgttttatttaatttcttccTGTAAGATGTTTGTTTAGAGGAGCTGTTGAAAGTGCAGATTAACTGAGTTCAGAGTCTGAGGTCGGGGGTCagttttattaatgaaaatagagctgcaatgattagttgattgattgactagttgatcaaaagaaaaataatctgaaacTATTTTGAGAAACTATTAATTTTCAGgcaaaaattcaaaatattctaaaaatagtaattttctgcttttctcatatgacagtaaactgaacatctttgggttttggactgttgttcagacaaaacaagtcactTCAAGACACCACCTTGGACTTTAGGAAACtgtgatttgtatttttaacaatgttttgaCGTTATCTTGAAGTAGCAATCTAGAAAATTATTGGTAggt from Thunnus albacares chromosome 9, fThuAlb1.1, whole genome shotgun sequence encodes the following:
- the LOC122988737 gene encoding angiopoietin-related protein 4-like; translated protein: MKTPQLLILLLTMLVHTAAAFPTDRRGRDKHASWDDVNVVAHGLLQLGQGLKEHVDKTKIQMRDVNAKLKAFNDTVAEVERKQREQDEALKTRGEEVEEREMMGAQLAEEVKVKVEEVKKQSEDIHSRMDRLEEKVDKVLTEPAVDSNYSDNTGVPFIQRIVAAQNRRIDQLVEKIQQQQDKLDKQSLHLQALQSKVAQKRVKSHRRRDEETVLRGEAEQSDAQSGLARDCHDLFVRGQRASGVYTVQPENSQPFSVLCDMTSEGGWTVIQKRLDGSQNFNQLWESYKKGFGSLSGEFWLGLENIHSLSKQGQYLLQVELSDWAGQEQVAHYGVTVDGEEEKFAIHLENDSSSGAQEEIIVTGASGVPFSTADRDNDLSADVNCAELLSGGWWFSSCGGSNLNGKYPRRPSQLRRQKPRRQGMFWTTTNGQNVSLKTVLLKIAPASIKK